From a single Myotis daubentonii chromosome 5, mMyoDau2.1, whole genome shotgun sequence genomic region:
- the PWWP2A gene encoding PWWP domain-containing protein 2A isoform X8: protein MQLQSNTFQEGTEVKCEVNGAVPDDPSPVPPPEPSLAENLWTSKPPPLFHEGAPYPPPLFIRDTYNQSIPQPPPRKIKRPKRKMYREESTSIMNAIKLRPRQVLCDKCKNSVVAEKKEIRKGSSASDSSKYEDRKRRNESVTTVNKKLKADHKVDGKNQNESQKRNAVVKVSNIAHSRGRVVKVPAQANTSKAQLSTKKVLQSKNMDHAKAREVLKIAKEKAQKKQSETSASRNAHSKVHFTRRYQNPSSGSLPPRVRLKPQRYRNEENDSSLKTGLEKMRSGKLAPKPQSRCTSTRSAGEAPSENQSPSKGPEEASSEVQDTNEVLVPGEQEPQTLGKKGSKSNLSVYMTLNQKKSDSSSASVCSVDSTDDLKSSNSECSSSESFDFPPGSMHAPSTSSTSSSSKEEKKLSNSLKMKVFSKNVSKCVTPDGRTICVGDIVWAKIYGFPWWPARILTITVSRKDNGLLVRQEARISWFGSPTTSFLALSQLSPFLENFQSRFNKKRKGLYRKAITEAAKAAKQLTPEVRALLTQFET from the coding sequence ATGCAGCTCCAAAGTAATACATTCCAAGAAGGGACAGAAGTCAAGTGTGAAGTGAATGGTGCTGTTCCCGACGACCCTTCTCCTGTCCCGCCACCTGAGCCGAGCTTGGCTGAAAACCTGTGGACTTCCAAACCACCACCACTCTTCCATGAAGGAGCACCTTACCCTCCCCCTTTGTTTATCAGGGACACGTATAACCAATCGATACCTCAGCCACCTCCTCGGAAAATTAAGCGACCCAAACGAAAAATGTACAGGGAAGAATCTACTTCAATAATGAATGCTATTAAACTACGACCCAGGCAAGTCCTGTGTGACAAATGTAAAAACAGTGTTGttgctgaaaaaaaagaaattagaaaaggtaGTAGTGCAAGTGACTCTTCTAAATATGAAGATAGGAAACGGAGAAATGAAAGCGTAACTACTGTGAACAAAAAACTGAAAGCTGACCATAAAGTGGATGGGAAAAACCAAAATGAAAGCCAGAAAAGAAATGCTGTGGTTAAGGTTTCAAATATTGCTCACAGCAGAGGTAGAGTAGTCAAAGTTCCTGCTCAGGCGAATACATCAAAAGCTCAGTTAAGTACTAAAAAAGTGCTCCAGAGTAAGAACATGGATCATGCAAAAGCTCGGGAAGTGTTGAAAATTGCCAAAGAAAAGGCACAAAAGAAGCAAAGTGAAACCTCTGCATCCAGAAATGCACATTCAAAAGTCCATTTCACACGTCGATATCAGAATCCTAGCTCAGGTTCCCTTCCACCCCGGGTTCGTTTAAAACCACAGAGGTACAGGAATGAAGAAAATGACTCTTCTCTGAAGACGGGACTTGAGAAAATGCGGAGCGGCAAGCTGGCACCCAAGCCCCAGTCTCGTTGCACCTCTACCCGCTCAGCAGGTGAGGCCCCTTCAGAAAATCAGAGTCCCTCAAAAGGCCCTGAAGAGGCCAGCAGTGAGGTTCAGGACACAAATGAAGTGCTTGTGCCTGGTGAGCAGGAACCACAGACACTGGGCAAAAAGGGCAGCAAAAGCAATCTCTCTGTTTACATGACCCTAAATCAAAAGAAATCTGACTCTTCCAGTGCTTCCGTGTGTAGCGTTGATAGCACAGATGATTTGAAATCCTCCAACTCTGAGTGTAGTTCTTCTGAAAGCTTTGATTTTCCTCCAGGCAGTATGCATGCACCTTCCAcctcctccacatcctcttcttcaaaggaagagaaaaagctCAGTAATTCCTTGAAAATGAAAGTCTTTTCCAAAAACGTCTCTAAATGCGTCACACCAGATGGCAGGACCATATGTGTAGGGGACATTGTTTGGGCCAAGATATATGGCTTCCCTTGGTGGCCAGCCCGTATTCTTACTATAACTGTGAGTCGGAAAGATAACGGCCTCTTAGTTCGACAGGAGGCCCGTATTTCATGGTTCGGGTCTCCAACAACATCTTTCCTTGCTCTATCGCAACTGTCCCCCTTTTTAGAAAACTTCCAGTCACGCTTTAATAAGAAGAGAAAGGGCCTGTATCGCAAGGCTATCACAGAGGCAGCTAAGGCTGCCAAGCAGCTGACCCCAGAAGTACGGGCTCTGTTGACACAATTTGAAACGTGA
- the PWWP2A gene encoding PWWP domain-containing protein 2A isoform X3, with product MAYFKVKAGDCVRIWISNLQKEGVKRDHETYGAIALLLVGKIYSHSGEAAHITRRTQLALVTDLARKFGPHGIPVTVFPKREYKDKPEAMQLQSNTFQEGTEVKCEVNGAVPDDPSPVPPPEPSLAENLWTSKPPPLFHEGAPYPPPLFIRDTYNQSIPQPPPRKIKRPKRKMYREESTSIMNAIKLRPRQVLCDKCKNSVVAEKKEIRKGSSASDSSKYEDRKRRNESVTTVNKKLKADHKVDGKNQNESQKRNAVVKVSNIAHSRGRVVKVPAQANTSKAQLSTKKVLQSKNMDHAKAREVLKIAKEKAQKKQSETSASRNAHSKVHFTRRYQNPSSGSLPPRVRLKPQRYRNEENDSSLKTGLEKMRSGKLAPKPQSRCTSTRSAGEAPSENQSPSKGPEEASSEVQDTNEVLVPGEQEPQTLGKKGSKSNLSVYMTLNQKKSDSSSASVCSVDSTDDLKSSNSECSSSESFDFPPGSMHAPSTSSTSSSSKEEKKLSNSLKMKVFSKNVSKCVTPDGRTICVGDIVWAKIYGFPWWPARILTITVSRKDNGLLVRQEARISWFGSPTTSFLALSQLSPFLENFQSRFNKKRKGLYRKAITEAAKAAKQLTPEVRALLTQFET from the exons ATGGCTTATTTTA AAGTGAAGGCCGGTGATTGTGTGAGAATCTGGATTTCAAATCTGCAAAAGGAAGGTGTGAAAAG agaCCATGAAACCTATGGTGCAATAGCCCTACTTTTGGTGGGAAAAATATACAGCCATTCTGGTGAAGCA GCACACATTACCAGAAGAACACAGCTTGCACTAGTGACAGATCTTGCAAGAAA gTTTGGGCCCCACGGGATCCCTGTGACAGTATTTCCCAAAAGGGAATATAAGGATAAACCGGAAGCCATGCAGCTCCAAAGTAATACATTCCAAGAAGGGACAGAAGTCAAGTGTGAAGTGAATGGTGCTGTTCCCGACGACCCTTCTCCTGTCCCGCCACCTGAGCCGAGCTTGGCTGAAAACCTGTGGACTTCCAAACCACCACCACTCTTCCATGAAGGAGCACCTTACCCTCCCCCTTTGTTTATCAGGGACACGTATAACCAATCGATACCTCAGCCACCTCCTCGGAAAATTAAGCGACCCAAACGAAAAATGTACAGGGAAGAATCTACTTCAATAATGAATGCTATTAAACTACGACCCAGGCAAGTCCTGTGTGACAAATGTAAAAACAGTGTTGttgctgaaaaaaaagaaattagaaaaggtaGTAGTGCAAGTGACTCTTCTAAATATGAAGATAGGAAACGGAGAAATGAAAGCGTAACTACTGTGAACAAAAAACTGAAAGCTGACCATAAAGTGGATGGGAAAAACCAAAATGAAAGCCAGAAAAGAAATGCTGTGGTTAAGGTTTCAAATATTGCTCACAGCAGAGGTAGAGTAGTCAAAGTTCCTGCTCAGGCGAATACATCAAAAGCTCAGTTAAGTACTAAAAAAGTGCTCCAGAGTAAGAACATGGATCATGCAAAAGCTCGGGAAGTGTTGAAAATTGCCAAAGAAAAGGCACAAAAGAAGCAAAGTGAAACCTCTGCATCCAGAAATGCACATTCAAAAGTCCATTTCACACGTCGATATCAGAATCCTAGCTCAGGTTCCCTTCCACCCCGGGTTCGTTTAAAACCACAGAGGTACAGGAATGAAGAAAATGACTCTTCTCTGAAGACGGGACTTGAGAAAATGCGGAGCGGCAAGCTGGCACCCAAGCCCCAGTCTCGTTGCACCTCTACCCGCTCAGCAGGTGAGGCCCCTTCAGAAAATCAGAGTCCCTCAAAAGGCCCTGAAGAGGCCAGCAGTGAGGTTCAGGACACAAATGAAGTGCTTGTGCCTGGTGAGCAGGAACCACAGACACTGGGCAAAAAGGGCAGCAAAAGCAATCTCTCTGTTTACATGACCCTAAATCAAAAGAAATCTGACTCTTCCAGTGCTTCCGTGTGTAGCGTTGATAGCACAGATGATTTGAAATCCTCCAACTCTGAGTGTAGTTCTTCTGAAAGCTTTGATTTTCCTCCAGGCAGTATGCATGCACCTTCCAcctcctccacatcctcttcttcaaaggaagagaaaaagctCAGTAATTCCTTGAAAATGAAAGTCTTTTCCAAAAACGTCTCTAAATGCGTCACACCAGATGGCAGGACCATATGTGTAGGGGACATTGTTTGGGCCAAGATATATGGCTTCCCTTGGTGGCCAGCCCGTATTCTTACTATAACTGTGAGTCGGAAAGATAACGGCCTCTTAGTTCGACAGGAGGCCCGTATTTCATGGTTCGGGTCTCCAACAACATCTTTCCTTGCTCTATCGCAACTGTCCCCCTTTTTAGAAAACTTCCAGTCACGCTTTAATAAGAAGAGAAAGGGCCTGTATCGCAAGGCTATCACAGAGGCAGCTAAGGCTGCCAAGCAGCTGACCCCAGAAGTACGGGCTCTGTTGACACAATTTGAAACGTGA